The genomic interval GAAGACGAGCACTCGGCCGGGTCGGGTCAGTCGTCCAATGCGTCGAGGAGATCACGCATCGTCTGTCGGTATGTGGTGAGCGCGGCCCTTCTGTCAAGTCTCGGTACCCGTGCGACCCGCTGGCTTCGGTTCGTCCACGACACTGGGCGGTGGGTTTAGGACGCGGCGTTGATCGGGTCGGGTTTGCCTCTGGGGTTGGCGAACGCTCCGTGAGCCTTGATGGGATCGTGTTTTGCCGCGTGGACTCGGAGCAGCTTGGCGTTCTGTGAGATTTCGACGGTGTCCCCGACCACCCGTACTTCGACCTGCTGGCGGCGGTAGGCGTTGCCGACCCGGTAGGAGACGGCGGCGAAGCTGATGTTCCCCGACGAGTCCACCTTGCGGATTACGGGATGCCCGACCGTGGGAGGCCTGACCGGCCGGGCGCGTGGCCGACGACGCCACACTTGAGGTTCCGCCTCGGGAGGATGACGTCTGGCGTGGGTGGCCACCAGAACACTCCGATGCGATATCTCGATGAGACCGTCCGGGGTGATGACCACGTCGACGGTTTCCCCGGCCAGGCAACGTCCCACGTGATACCTGTATGTGGCCAGACTGATCCGACCATCCCGCCCCACCTTTCTGGTGACCCTACGAGGCTCCTCGACCACCACCTCCGCCGGAACAGGGTCTGGTGGCTGGTCGTCTCCGGTAACCACTTCGAAGGGTTCAGCGACGGCTAGTTCGAACCGGCGGACGGGTGGGACCATCCCGATCCCCTGATGCGGCCGCTCCGTGTTGTATTCGACCACCCACGCGTCGATCGCCGTCTGAGCCTCCTCGAGACTCTCAAACGTCTTGCCGGCCGGAAAGTCCTTCTTCATGGTCTTGTGGAACCGTTCCACCTTCCCCGTGGTGGTCGGCGACCGAGGAGCCGTCAGAAGGTGCCTGATTCCGTTCTCCCGGCAGATCAGGTCAAAGAGCACCTCACCCTTGCCGGGTCCAAACCTGCCGGTGAACACCTTCCCGTTATCAGTCAGAATCTGATCCGGGACCCCATGACGTGCCATCGCCTCGGCGAGAGCGTCACACACCGGCCTCGCCGTAGCTCTCCTCACCACCTTGGCTGATACACAGAACCTCGAATGGTCATCGATACCGGTCACCACCTTCAACTCCGACCCGTCGACCAATCGAACACCGCCGGTGACGTCCATCTGCCACAACTCCATCGACCGGGCCCGCTCCCACCGCTTGTAATCAGACCGCCGCCTCCGACGTTTCTGCGGATCCACCAGCCCATGACGGATCAAAGCCCGATAGATCGACGATCGAGAAGGAACCGGAACCACACCCTCCCGCTCCAAGTGATAGCCGATCGTCCGAGGACCCCAACCCGGATGAGCCCTCCGCATCTCCACGATCCGAGCCTCCACCTCCACCGGCGTCTGATGCGGACACGAATCCGGCTTCGACGAACGATCCACCAACCCCGCCAACCCCTCAGACGCATACCGGCGCAGCCACCCATGCACCGTCTGACGAGCCACCCCACACCGGCGAGCCACATCCGTCACCGTCGCTCCCCCAAAAACCTCCAACACCGCCCGATACCGCTGCTCCACAACACCCAACTCCACCAACAAGACGACCTCCCCGCATCAAACGAGAAGCATGGAACCAGAAAGTGTCACCCACGTACCGGAGCCACCGTCGCCCAGGAACCGAAGCCGCATCCACAAAGTGGAACCCACCAACCGGAGCCACAATGTCCATCATGAACCGAACCCACACAGTCTGGAAGGCGGCTCTCGCGCGTCCTGGGCGCGTCCGGGACTCCGTCGTCGAACTCCCCAGGAAGAACAGAAACCCCCGCCGAGCAGGGGTTTCCTTGGGTGGAGGTGAGGGGATTCGAACCCCTGGCCTCTTCCGTGCGAGGGAAGCGCTCTGCCGGGCTGAGCTACACCCCCAAAGGGCGAACGGCATTGTAGTCACCGCTTCACCCGGCGGATCAGAGCCGATCCAAGAGGTCCCTTCGTAGCCGTTCCTGCACGATCGTGGTCGTCAGGTCCGAGCGGCTGCGTTCGACCAGCGCCCGTGCCACATCGGCCGTACGGCGGAGCCCGCGAGTCATCCCGTCTGGATAGTCGAGGCCCGCGAGAAGATCGACGACGGCATCCATCGCACCGAGGGTCTCCTCCGCTTGCTCGAGTTTACCGGCCCGGAGGAGATCGAGCAGCCGTCTCCGCAGCTCACCGACCGCCTCGCCGAGGCCGTGCAGGTACGACCCGACCCACACACCCAACTCGTCAGGTGTCGGCAGCGGCAGCTCGAGACCCAAGGCGTGCGTCAAGCGCGCCTCGGCATACTCCTTCGCGGCGTCGGCAACGAAACCGGTGAACAACACATCCGGATGATCCTCGAGCAGTCCCATGGCCTCGCTCAGCAGAGCGCCTGCCTGATCCATCAATTCCTCACAGCGTTCCAGTTCCCCACGGTGAAATGAACGGATGGCGTTCGCCGAACTGCGAATCAACTGGCGGGACAGGGTGAGGCCTTTCTCACGCGCAGCGAACTTGGCAT from Actinomycetota bacterium carries:
- a CDS encoding IS481 family transposase, with protein sequence MLVELGVVEQRYRAVLEVFGGATVTDVARRCGVARQTVHGWLRRYASEGLAGLVDRSSKPDSCPHQTPVEVEARIVEMRRAHPGWGPRTIGYHLEREGVVPVPSRSSIYRALIRHGLVDPQKRRRRRSDYKRWERARSMELWQMDVTGGVRLVDGSELKVVTGIDDHSRFCVSAKVVRRATARPVCDALAEAMARHGVPDQILTDNGKVFTGRFGPGKGEVLFDLICRENGIRHLLTAPRSPTTTGKVERFHKTMKKDFPAGKTFESLEEAQTAIDAWVVEYNTERPHQGIGMVPPVRRFELAVAEPFEVVTGDDQPPDPVPAEVVVEEPRRVTRKVGRDGRISLATYRYHVGRCLAGETVDVVITPDGLIEISHRSVLVATHARRHPPEAEPQVWRRRPRARPVRPPTVGHPVIRKVDSSGNISFAAVSYRVGNAYRRQQVEVRVVGDTVEISQNAKLLRVHAAKHDPIKAHGAFANPRGKPDPINAAS